The following proteins are encoded in a genomic region of Triticum dicoccoides isolate Atlit2015 ecotype Zavitan chromosome 1B, WEW_v2.0, whole genome shotgun sequence:
- the LOC119349277 gene encoding probable polygalacturonase At1g80170 — protein MALLARATLLLAALAGAVALLLPGAAEARVLLSLDDFGAVGDGIANDTQAFVDAWEAACATGGNTYLNVPAGKSYQIWPVTLAGPCRGEIKLLISGNIVAPESPEEWEDGDQGRWLHFSGVGDLSLSGGGIVDGRGQQWWAGACEDENCTSYRQREVAPMALHFEDCQDVSVKGLTLQNSQRQHLVFTRCYNVEANYLRVTSPEYSPGTAGVLVVSSTNVHIKNDLFSVGGDCVSIVGNCSDVRLRAISCGPGLGISIGGLGENQSSHKIEKIKTDTMFISNTKNGVRVKTYEDGCGFARKVKFAQIMMRNVANPIVIDQHYSAANRGTQCGAPNGSAVAVENINYIDITGTSATERAVTFACSDAMPCRRLYLDGVNLTTAGGGSTSAYCHQAFGKHVGDVLPESCLGKEDFVQLQAAPTTGDAQEDEDAADW, from the exons ATGGCGCTTCTTGCAAGGGCAACCCTCCTGCTCGCGGCCCTCGCCGGCGCCGTCGCCCTCCTGCTGCCGGGCGCCGCCGAGGCACGTGTCCTGCTCTCGCTCGACGACTTCGGCGCCGTCGGGGACGGCATTGCCAACGACACGCAG GCATTCGTCGACGCGTGGGAGGCGGCGTGCGCCACCGGCGGAAACACCTACCTCAACGTCCCCGCCGGCAAGTCCTACCAGATCTGGCCCGTCACGCTCGCCGGCCCCTGCCGCGGCGAGATCAAGCTCCTG ATTTCCGGCAACATCGTCGCGCCGgagagcccggaggagtgggaggaCGGCGACCAGGGCCGGTGGCTCCACTTCTCCGGCGTGGGGGACCTGTCGCTGAGCGGCGGCGGCATCGTCGACGGCCGGGGCCAGCAGTGGTGGGCGGGGGCCTGCGAGGACGAGAACTGCACCTCGTACCGCCAGCGCGAGGTCGCCCCCATGGCGCTCCACTTCGAGGACTGCCAGGACGTGAGCGTCAAGGGCCTCACGCTGCAGAACAGCCAGCGGCAGCACCTCGTCTTCACGCGCTGCTACAACGTCGAGGCCAACTACCTCCGAGTCACCTCGCCGGAGTACAGCCCCGGCACCGCCGGCGTCCTTGTCGTCAGCTCCACCAACGTGCACATCAAGAATGACCTCTTCTCCGTCG GTGGCGACTGCGTGTCGATTGTGGGCAATTGCTCGGATGTCCGGCTCAGAGCAATCTCCTGCGGGCCTGGCCTCGGCATCAG CATTGGAGGCTTGGGCGAGAACCAGAGTAGTCACAAGATAGAGAAGATCAAGACGGACACCATGTTCATCTCCAACACCAAGAACGGCGTACGCGTCAAGACCTACGAG GACGGCTGCGGGTTCGCGCGCAAGGTGAAGTTCGCGCAGATCATGATGAGGAACGTGGCCAACCCCATCGTCATCGACCAGCACTACTCCGCCGCCAACCGGGGAACTCAATGCGGCGCCCCG AACGGGAGCGCGGTGGCGGTGGAGAACATCAACTACATCGACATCACCGGCACGTCGGCGACGGAGCGGGCGGTGACGTTCGCGTGCAGCGACGCCATGCCGTGCAGGCGCCTGTATCTGGACGGGGTGAACCTGACGACGGCCGGCGGCGGGAGCACGTCCGCCTACTGCCACCAGGCGTTCGGGAAGCACGTCGGGGACGTCCTCCCGGAGTCGTGCCTCGGCAAGGAGGACTTCGTGCAGCTGCAGGCGGCCCCGACCACCGGAGACGCTCAAGAAGACGAAGATGCTGCTGATTGGTGA
- the LOC119349278 gene encoding glucuronoxylan 4-O-methyltransferase 1-like, which produces MMMSPKQLLTTILIVFSTLSFIKLMLLTHSASSSPARPGRSAWDAGGSGNGTAAAATDGLNAKEFALLRSVVAARAPCGLLVFGLSPQLLALAAVNDGQGAATAFVTDSAEDAASARRVLAGRGPGGSAAVHRTTYPDPAGEAWALLRRARASPVCGRPTGTVRKSGCRLALTSLPREVLDARWDVVVVDGPSGAGPGEPGRMGAIYTAAALARAAGGGAVDVAVHNMNRTVERWYAREYLCEDNLVAAKGRLWHFRVAAGGPPDAFCSTAPVQIF; this is translated from the coding sequence atgatgatgtcgcCGAAGCAGCTGCTGACCACCATCCTCATCGTCTTCTCCACGCTCTCCTTCATCAAGCTCATGCTCCTCACCCACTCCGCATCGTCGTCGCCCGCGCGCCCCGGCCGCTCGGCCTGGGACGCCGGCGGGTCGGGCAACGGAACCGCGGCCGCGGCCACGGACGGCCTCAACGCCAAGGAGTTCGCGCTGCTCCGCTCCGTCGTCGCCGCGCGCGCGCCGTGCGGGCTGCTCGTGTTCGGCCTCTCGCCGCAGCTCCTCGCGCTCGCGGCCGTCAACGACGGGCAGGGCGCCGCCACCGCCTTCGTCACCGACAGCGCCGAGGACGCGGCCAGCGCGCGGCGCGTGCTCGCTGGGCGCGGCCCCGGCGGCTCGGCGGCCGTCCACCGGACCACGTACCCGGACCCGGCCGGGGAGGCGTGGGCGCTGCTGCGGCGCGCGCGGGCGAGCCCTGTGTGCGGGCGGCCGACGGGGACGGTGCGCAAGTCCGGCTGCCGGCTGGCGCTGACCTCGCTGCCGCGGGAGGTGCTCGACGCGCGGTGGGACGTGGTCGTCGTCGACGGGCCGAGCGGGGCCGGGCCCGGGGAGCCGGGGCGGATGGGCGCCATATACACGGCGGCCGCGCTCGCGCGCGCGGCGGGGGGCGGCGCGGTGGACGTGGCGGTGCACAATATGAACCGGACGGTGGAGCGGTGGTACGCCAGGGAGTACCTCTGCGAGGACAACCTCGTCGCCGCCAAGGGGCGCCTCTGGCACTTCCGTGTCGCCGCCGGCGGGCCGCCGGATGCGTTCTGCTCGACTGCTCCGGTCCAGATCTTCTAA